The stretch of DNA CGAACGCGTCGTGGTCGCCTACTCGAAGCGAGGCGAGAAGGTCGCTCGGGACTTCACTCCGGAGGTGACGGTTCCGATGCGCTCGACCGCGGCCGGGAAGGCGATACTGGCGTACCTCCCCGACGGCCGCGATGCCGAGGCCGCCTCGACCGGCGCTCACGTCGATGCCGAGGCGGCGGACCTCGGGGAGATACGGCGCGACGGGTTCGCGGTGACGGACGACCGGACCGGCGCGAACGCGAGCTCGGTCGCACCGCCCCTCCGGAAGAGCTCCCGCGCCGAGTCTCGGCGAGTGCCGGTCGACGTCCGGTCCGTCGCGGCGCCCGTCCTGCGCGGGGGCGCCCCCGTCGGCGCCGTGAGCATCACCGGTCCTACCAAACGGATCGAAGGCCAGTATCTGAACGACGTTCAGCGGCAAGTCGTCGCAACCGCGGAGCGTATCGAAACGAAGCTGCGATACGAGTGACGCGGGTTTCGATATAAGTGCACTGAGGGCGGCACCTCCGTCAGAGCTCGGGACGGCGTCACGCGTATCGCATCCAGACGGTCATCGCGCCGGGGTCGCGGTTGTCCCACGCGTAGTAGGGTACTGCCCTGAACGCGGTCGCTTCGCGGTCGATCTCCTCGATCGGTCGATACAGTTCCGTCCGCCACTCCTCCATTCGCTCGGTCGCGGCCTCGCCTTCGAGGACCGTCACACCCCCGAGCAACTCCGGACAGTGTACGGCTCGGACCGACTCGGCGCCCGCGAGTATTAGTCGGTGGACCGGTTCAGCGTTGTCTGTCGCCTCCAGACAGTAGACGATCGGTCCGCGCCGCAGAGCGACACGGCCGACGTCGTCCCGAACGTCCGGATGTGCTCTGAGTACTTCGACCGTCGGGGGGAACGTCGCGTCGACGCGGTCACCGTCGCACCAGACACGTTCGATCGAGACGTACCCGTCGGTCGCTTCGGTGTCGATCGGCTCCCCGTTTACCGCCACTCGCGCCTCGTCGGACCACTCGGGCACGCGGAGGTTGACCGTGAACTCCACCGGTTCCGCGACGGACACGTCGAGGGCGACGTCGCCGGCCCACGGCAGTTCGCTTTCCTGTGTCAGGGCGACGGGTGTCTCGGCAAGCGACGTCTCGACCGCGCCCCCGACGTAGAGATTCACGTACAGCGATTCAGAATCGTTCGATCTGGCGTAGACGAACTTCCCGAGCGACGCGAGCAGTCGAGCGACGTTCGGCGGACAGCACGCGCAGTAGAACCACTGCTCGCGGTGGGTATCTCCTCGCGTCTCCAGCGGATTCCGGTAGGAGAACTCGGTCCCGTCGAGCGAGACGCCCGAGAGAACGCCGTTGTACAGCGTCTGCTCTACGAGGTCGACGTACTTCGCCTCGCCCGTGAGTTCGAACATCCGCTGACTCCAGAAGACGCTCCCGACGGCGGCGCACGTCTCGGCGCAGGTGGACTCGTTGGGCAGGTCGTAGTCGGCGGTGAACGCCTCGCGCTCGAAATCGGAACCGAGGCCGCCGGTGACGTACGTCCGTCGCGTCCTCAGGTTCGTCCACAGGCGCTCCAGAGCGTCGAACAGTTCCGGGTCGGCCGATTCTCGCAGCAGCGCGGCGGCGCCGGCGTAGAGGTACGTCGCGCGGACGGCGTGCCCCTCGACGGCTTCCTGCTCTCGCACGGGGGTGTGATCTTGGGCGTACCGCCCGTCGTACGCGCCCGTGTCGTCGCAGTACGTCCGACGGACCGACTCGATCGAGTCGAGGTTACGCTCGTAAATCGTCGGGTCGGCGAGTTCTTCGAGGCGGCCGAGTTCGCCCGCCAGCGGAGAAGGGTCGCGCCCCCGACGATTGACGAAGTACTCGGCGAGGTCGAGGTATCGGCGCTCGCCCGTGACGCGGAACAGCCTCACGAGGGCGAGTTCGATCTCCGGGTGGCCGGGG from Halopelagius longus encodes:
- a CDS encoding IclR family transcriptional regulator produces the protein MTADDPTTLQSSEKSFAILGALVELGEAGVTELAEYTSYHKSTVYVHLRTLQELAFVTKSGDRYRLTFKLVEYGERIKRGTDAYVNGRDEVDALAEKTGELASLVVPEGERVVVAYSKRGEKVARDFTPEVTVPMRSTAAGKAILAYLPDGRDAEAASTGAHVDAEAADLGEIRRDGFAVTDDRTGANASSVAPPLRKSSRAESRRVPVDVRSVAAPVLRGGAPVGAVSITGPTKRIEGQYLNDVQRQVVATAERIETKLRYE
- a CDS encoding glycoside hydrolase family 127 protein encodes the protein MTIDDEFWSPRLDTNRVITLERVYDHLKTNGCFDNFRRVVGEAGGEFEGQMFIDSDAYKWLEAASYTLATREAPTLERRVEELIELIDRVQAPDGYLHTYFLLADSATRWTNFTVMHELYCAGHLVEAAVAHYSATGEDSLLSVARRVADHIDDRFGPDGADRIPGHPEIELALVRLFRVTGERRYLDLAEYFVNRRGRDPSPLAGELGRLEELADPTIYERNLDSIESVRRTYCDDTGAYDGRYAQDHTPVREQEAVEGHAVRATYLYAGAAALLRESADPELFDALERLWTNLRTRRTYVTGGLGSDFEREAFTADYDLPNESTCAETCAAVGSVFWSQRMFELTGEAKYVDLVEQTLYNGVLSGVSLDGTEFSYRNPLETRGDTHREQWFYCACCPPNVARLLASLGKFVYARSNDSESLYVNLYVGGAVETSLAETPVALTQESELPWAGDVALDVSVAEPVEFTVNLRVPEWSDEARVAVNGEPIDTEATDGYVSIERVWCDGDRVDATFPPTVEVLRAHPDVRDDVGRVALRRGPIVYCLEATDNAEPVHRLILAGAESVRAVHCPELLGGVTVLEGEAATERMEEWRTELYRPIEEIDREATAFRAVPYYAWDNRDPGAMTVWMRYA